A single Saccopteryx bilineata isolate mSacBil1 chromosome 9, mSacBil1_pri_phased_curated, whole genome shotgun sequence DNA region contains:
- the EIF4EBP2 gene encoding eukaryotic translation initiation factor 4E-binding protein 2 encodes MSSSSSSGHQSSQSRAIPSRTVPISDAAQLPHDYCTTPGGTLFSTTPGGTRIIYDRKFLLDRRNSPMAQTPPCHLPNIPGVTSPGTLIEDSKIEVNNLNNLNNHDRKHAVGDDAQFEMDI; translated from the exons ATGTCCTCGTCCTCCAGTAGCGGCCACCAGTCCAGCCAGAGCCGCGCCATCCCCTCCCGCACCGTGCCCATCAGCGACGCCGCGCAGCTACCTCATGACTATTGCACCACGCCCGGGGGGACGCTCTTCTCCACCACACCGGGAG GAACCCGAATCATTTATGATCGAAAGTTTCTATTGGATCGTCGCAATTCTCCCATGGCTCAGACCCCGCCCTGCCATCTGCCCAATATCCCCGGAGTCACCAGCCCTGGCACCTTAATTGAAGACTCCAAAATAGAAGTAAACAATTTGAACAACTTGAACAATCATGACAGGAAGCATGCAGTGG GGGATGACGCTCAGTTTGAGATGGACATCTAA